TCGCCGACGGCATCAATGCGATGCGCAACGCCGATCGCGCGATGATACTCGTGACCCATTACCAGCGGCTCCTCGACCATGTCGTGCCGGACTTCGTTCACGTGCTTTCCGGCGGGCGCATCGTGAAATCGGGCGGCAGGGACCTCGCCCTGGAACTCGAGGAGCGCGGATATGGCTGGCTCGACCCGGGCGCGGCCGCGCGCGCGACCCGGGCACCCTCGCAGGAGGCGGTCGTGCGATGAACACCGAGAGCCGCGATCGCTTCGTCGCTGATTTCCGGCGCGTCGTGACGGCGCTGCCGGGAGCGCGGCAGCCGTGGGTTTCGCGGGCGCGCCATGCCGCGCTCGATCGGTTCGCCGCGAGCGGGCTTCCCACCCTGAAGGACGAGGACTGGAAATACACCAGCCTCGCCCTCCTGGAGAAGCAGGCGTTTCTCGCCCTGCCGGGCGGCACGGCCGATAGCTTAGTCACGCCGGCTCAGATCGCGGCGCTTGCGCCCGACGGCCTGCAGGGGCACCTGCTTGTCTTCGTCGATGGCCGCCACCACCGCGGACTGTCCCGCCTCGGATCGCTTCCGGCGGGCGTTGCCGTCGCAAGCCTGGCCGATGCGCTGGAGAGCACGCCAGCCGCTCTCGAGGAGTTCCTGCTCGACGGCGCGCACCAGACGATTCTCGGTGAGCTCAATACCGCGTTCATGTCCGACGGCGCCTGGATACACGTGCCGCGCGGCGTCGAGGTGGTCGAGCCCATCCACCTGCTGTACATCGCCACCGCCCAGGGCGCAGCCATCCATCCGCGCAACCTGATCGTGGCGGAAGAGGGCGCGCAGGCCACCGTGATCGAGCACTATGCCGACCCGGACGGGGTCGCAAGCTTCACCAACGCCGTCACCCGGATCGTCGTGGGCCGCGATGCCGCGATCGAGCACTGCAAGCTGAACCGCCAGGCCCCCGAAGCCATACACATCGCCGGCATTCACGCGGTGCAGGGGCGCATGAGCCGGCTTGCCTCGCATTCGGTCAGCCTCGGCGGGCGTCTGGCGCGAACCGACATCACGTCGTCACTGGATGCGGAGGCGGCTATCGCGGAGCTGAACGGCCTGTACCTGGCCGGCGGCAGGCAGCACGTCGATCACCACACCCTGATCGACCACGCCCGGCCGGGGGGAACGAGCCGTGAACACTACCGGGGGATCCTCGACGGCGCGTCCCGAGGCGTCTTCAACGGCCGGGTGGTCGTTCGCCCGGGGGCGCAGCGAACGGATGCGCACCAGGCCAACGACAACCTGCTGCTCTCCAGGGACGCCGAAATCGACACGAAACCCCAGCTCGAGATCTACGCCGACGACGTGAAATGCACGCACGGGGCCACCGTCGGGCAACTGGACGAGGCGCAGGTCTTCTACCTGCGCTCCCGCGGCCTGGAAGATGCGGTGGCGCGTAGCGTTCTCACCCAGGCGTTCGCCCGCGACACGATCGAGCGCGTTCGCGCAGCGCCCCTGCGGGCCCACCTGGAGCAGCTGGTTGTCGCGCGCCTGCCCGGCGCAATGGCCCTCGGAGCGTACGCATGAACCCCGCTTCCGCGTCCGTCACCCGGATCGCAGGCGCGGCCCCAGGCGTGCGGCGTTGGCGCGAGGATTTTCCCATCCTGGCCGAGCGCGTCCATGGCAGGCCCCTCGCCTATCTCGACAACGCAGCCACGACCCAGAAGCCGCAGGTCGTCCTCGACGCGCTGACCGGTTACTACGCACGCGACAATGCCAACGTGCACCGCGGCGTGCATACCCTGAGCCAGCGCGCGACGCACGCCTACGAGTGCGCGCGTGGCAAGGTGCAGCGCTTCCTCAATGCCGGGGAGGCCGGGGAAATCGTGTTCGTGCGCGGCACCACGGAGGCCATCAACCTGGTTGCACAGAGCTTCGCGCGGCCGCGCCTGGCTCCCGGCGACGAGATCGTCGTGAGCGCCATGGAGCATCACTCCAACATCGTCCCGTGGCAGCTCGTATGCGAGGCCACGGGGGCCAGGCTCAAGGTCGTCCCCATCGACAACGAGGGTGCATTCCTGCTGGATGCCTACGAGGCGATGCTCGGCCCGCGCACGCGGCTCGTCGCGGTGACCCACCTGTCCAACGCGCTCGGCACGATTGCCCCGGCACGGCGCATCGTCGAGCTGGCACACGACAGGGGCATTCCGGTGCTGCTCGACGGGGCACAGGCGATCTCCCACCTTGCCGTCGACGTGCGCGCGCTCGGTTGCGATTTCTATGCCTTCTCGGGGCACAAGGTCTTCGGACCAACCGGAATCGGCGCGCTCTATGGCCGGGCTGACCGGCTGCGGTCGATGTCGCCGTACCAGGGCGGGGGCGACATGATCCGCACGGTCACCTTCGAGAAGACCGAGTTCGCGGAAATCCCCTACCGCTTCGAGGCGGGCACGCCGAACATCGCGGGCGCGATCGGGCTGGGCGCGGCGCTCGACTACGTATCGACTATCGGACTGGACGCGATCGGCGCCCACGAACGAGACCTGGTGGCGCGCGCGACACGGGGGCTCGCGGCCATTCCCGGCCTGCGCATCATCGGGACCGCGCCGGACAAGGCGAGCATCGTGTCCTTCACGCTCGATGGCGTGCATCCGCACGACATCGGCACCATTCTCGACCAGGCCGGGGTGGCGATACGAGCGGGGCATCACTGCGCCATGCCGGTGATGCAACGGTTCGGCATTGGCGGCACGGCCCGTGCGTCGTTTGCGTTCTACAACACGCGAGACGAAGTGGATGCGCTGGTGGCGGGAGTCGACCAGGCGCGCAGGATGTTCCGATGACCGACGCATTGCGCGAGCTCTACCAGGACATCGTCTTCGACCACTACAGGAAGCCGCGCAACCGGCGCGCTCTCCCGGGGGCGAGCCATACGGCCGAAGGGCACAACCCGCTGTGCGGTGACCATGTCGCGGTCCACCTGGATGTCGCGGATGGGGTCATCCGGGACGCCACCTTCGAGGGCGAGGGATGCGCGATCGCGACCGCGTCCGCTTCGCTGATGACCGAAGCGCTGAAGGGAAAGCGGGTCGCGGAGGCAAAAGACCTACTCGACGGGTTCCACCGCATGGTGACCGGTGCGTCGCCTGCGCCGCATCCGGAACTCGGCAAGCTCGAGGCGCTCGCCGGCGTGCGCGAATTCCCGGTGCGGGTGAAGTGCGCCACGCTCGCATGGCATGCCTTGCAGGCGGCGCTGCATGACCGGCCGGCGCCGGTTTCCACCGAGTGAGGAGGCGATGACGAACGAATTGCACGCCACTGCCGTGGCACCCTCCGAGGCCGTTCGCGAAGGTGTGGTCGCCGCCCTGCGCACCGTCTTCGACCCCGAGATTCCGGTCAACATCTACGATCTCGGACTGGTCTATGGCATCGATGTCGACGCCGAAGGCAAGGTCGAGATCCGGATGACGCTCACCGCACCCGGCTGCCCTGTCGCCGGGTCGCTGCCGAGCGAGGTCGAGGTGAGGCTCGAGGAAGTGCCGGGGGTCACCGCGGCGAACGTCGAGCTCGTCTGGGAGCCGCAGTGGAGCCCGGACCTGCTCACCGAGGACGTGAAATTGCAGTTGGGCCTCATCTAAATGGGCCGACCGTCCATGGATCACCTGTTGCAGGCCTTGCTTCGCCATGGATGAGGCCGGATTCCGGAGCCTGGACGCGCTGCTTGTCGCGGTGCGCTCCTGCCGTGTGTGCGCCGCGCACCTGCCGTTGGGGCCCCGCCCGGTGCTGCGCGCGGGCGAGACGGCGCGCATTCTCGTGGTCGGACAGGCACCAGGAGCCCGCGTCCATGCCACGGGCATCCCGTGGGACGACGCGAGCGGAGTACGCCTGCGTGCGTGGCTCGGCATGGACGAAGAGACGTTCCGCGACGCCTCGCGCGTCGCGATCGTTCCGATGGGCTTCTGCTATCCCGGTCGCGGCCGCAGCGGTGACCGGCCGCCGCGTCCCGAATGCGCGCCGCTATGGATGGACAAGTTGCTCGCCCGCCTGCCGCGCGTCGAACTCACCTTGCTCGTCGGGCAATACGCCCAGCGTCACTTCCTCGGCAAGCATCGCAGGGCTACACTCGCGCAGACAGTGCGTTCGTGGAGCGATTACGCGCCGCAATACCTGCCGTTGCCTCATCCGTCGCCGCGCAACACGCCGTGGCTCCAGCGCCACCCCTGGTTCGAGCGGCAGCTGGTTCCGGAGTTGCGCGCCCGGGTCCGCGCGGTCATGGAATCCTGAAAGGAGTGCTCGACATGGAACACCCGATGTATCCCGACACCACGAAGGAACTGGCGCAGAAGCGAAGAGAGCTGGCGCCGGACGTCTACGGCGCTTTCCGGGAGTTCGGCAAGCGTGTATTCGCCGATGGCGCGCTGCCGTCGAAGACCAAGCAGCTCATTGCGGTCGCGGTGGCGCACGTGACCCAATGCCCCTATTGCATCCGGGGCCACTCGGAACTCGCCCTGAAGAACGGCGCGACCGAGCAGGAAATCATGGAGGCGATCTGGGTCGCCGCCGAGATGCGGGCCGGCGCCGCCTACGCGCATGCCGCCATCGCGATCGACGCGATGAATCAGGTGGCCGGCCGCTCCGGCGGCCACGACTGAGCGGGGGCACGATGCCGGCACGCCTGAACTATTTCACCGCCGCGCCCGAAGGCGCCGCCGCGATGCGTGGACTCGAAGCCTACGTGCGCGCAAGCGGCCTGGACGAGTCGCTGCTCGAACTCGTGAAGACGCGCGCTTCCCAGATCAATGGCTGCGCGTACTGCATCGACATGCACACGAAGGATGCCCGCGCCAACGGCGAGACGGAGCAGCGCCTGTACGCCCTGTCCGCCTGGCACGAGACGCCCTTCTATTCCGGGCGCGAGCGCGCGGCGCTCGCGTGGACCGAGGCCCTTACCCGCATCGCGGAGCATGGCGTTTCGGACTCCCAGTTCGCCGCGGCGAAGGCGCAGTTCAGTGACAGGGAACTCGTCGACCTGACGCTCGCCATCGTGGCGATCAACGGGTGGAACCGGCTCTCGGTTGCGTTCGCCAGCGTGCCGGGCAGCTATCAGCCGCGGCCGCCCGATCCGGGTCGTGCCCCGGGTTCCCGCGCCGTCTGAGCCATGGCGATGGCACACGTCGTCCTGCCGGAGATCGCCTGAATGCGAACGAAGCCTATTCCCCCTGCCAACGTTCGGCTGAAGCGGGCGTACGAGCCGCCCGCGTCCTCGGACGGCACGCGCATTCTCGTCGACCGGCTGTGGCCGCGCGGCGTGCGCAAGGAAGACGCCGCGCTCGACGGCTGGGTGAAGGAAATCGCGCCCAGCACGGAGCTGCGCAAGTGGTTCGGTCACGATCCCGGGCGATGGCCCGAGTTCCGGCGC
The sequence above is a segment of the Betaproteobacteria bacterium genome. Coding sequences within it:
- the sufD gene encoding Fe-S cluster assembly protein SufD; the protein is MNTESRDRFVADFRRVVTALPGARQPWVSRARHAALDRFAASGLPTLKDEDWKYTSLALLEKQAFLALPGGTADSLVTPAQIAALAPDGLQGHLLVFVDGRHHRGLSRLGSLPAGVAVASLADALESTPAALEEFLLDGAHQTILGELNTAFMSDGAWIHVPRGVEVVEPIHLLYIATAQGAAIHPRNLIVAEEGAQATVIEHYADPDGVASFTNAVTRIVVGRDAAIEHCKLNRQAPEAIHIAGIHAVQGRMSRLASHSVSLGGRLARTDITSSLDAEAAIAELNGLYLAGGRQHVDHHTLIDHARPGGTSREHYRGILDGASRGVFNGRVVVRPGAQRTDAHQANDNLLLSRDAEIDTKPQLEIYADDVKCTHGATVGQLDEAQVFYLRSRGLEDAVARSVLTQAFARDTIERVRAAPLRAHLEQLVVARLPGAMALGAYA
- a CDS encoding cysteine desulfurase — encoded protein: MNPASASVTRIAGAAPGVRRWREDFPILAERVHGRPLAYLDNAATTQKPQVVLDALTGYYARDNANVHRGVHTLSQRATHAYECARGKVQRFLNAGEAGEIVFVRGTTEAINLVAQSFARPRLAPGDEIVVSAMEHHSNIVPWQLVCEATGARLKVVPIDNEGAFLLDAYEAMLGPRTRLVAVTHLSNALGTIAPARRIVELAHDRGIPVLLDGAQAISHLAVDVRALGCDFYAFSGHKVFGPTGIGALYGRADRLRSMSPYQGGGDMIRTVTFEKTEFAEIPYRFEAGTPNIAGAIGLGAALDYVSTIGLDAIGAHERDLVARATRGLAAIPGLRIIGTAPDKASIVSFTLDGVHPHDIGTILDQAGVAIRAGHHCAMPVMQRFGIGGTARASFAFYNTRDEVDALVAGVDQARRMFR
- a CDS encoding SUF system NifU family Fe-S cluster assembly protein is translated as MTDALRELYQDIVFDHYRKPRNRRALPGASHTAEGHNPLCGDHVAVHLDVADGVIRDATFEGEGCAIATASASLMTEALKGKRVAEAKDLLDGFHRMVTGASPAPHPELGKLEALAGVREFPVRVKCATLAWHALQAALHDRPAPVSTE
- a CDS encoding DUF59 domain-containing protein, with amino-acid sequence MTNELHATAVAPSEAVREGVVAALRTVFDPEIPVNIYDLGLVYGIDVDAEGKVEIRMTLTAPGCPVAGSLPSEVEVRLEEVPGVTAANVELVWEPQWSPDLLTEDVKLQLGLI
- a CDS encoding uracil-DNA glycosylase family protein, with amino-acid sequence MDEAGFRSLDALLVAVRSCRVCAAHLPLGPRPVLRAGETARILVVGQAPGARVHATGIPWDDASGVRLRAWLGMDEETFRDASRVAIVPMGFCYPGRGRSGDRPPRPECAPLWMDKLLARLPRVELTLLVGQYAQRHFLGKHRRATLAQTVRSWSDYAPQYLPLPHPSPRNTPWLQRHPWFERQLVPELRARVRAVMES
- a CDS encoding carboxymuconolactone decarboxylase family protein; this encodes MEHPMYPDTTKELAQKRRELAPDVYGAFREFGKRVFADGALPSKTKQLIAVAVAHVTQCPYCIRGHSELALKNGATEQEIMEAIWVAAEMRAGAAYAHAAIAIDAMNQVAGRSGGHD
- a CDS encoding carboxymuconolactone decarboxylase family protein; the encoded protein is MPARLNYFTAAPEGAAAMRGLEAYVRASGLDESLLELVKTRASQINGCAYCIDMHTKDARANGETEQRLYALSAWHETPFYSGRERAALAWTEALTRIAEHGVSDSQFAAAKAQFSDRELVDLTLAIVAINGWNRLSVAFASVPGSYQPRPPDPGRAPGSRAV
- a CDS encoding DUF488 domain-containing protein yields the protein MRTKPIPPANVRLKRAYEPPASSDGTRILVDRLWPRGVRKEDAALDGWVKEIAPSTELRKWFGHDPGRWPEFRRRYARELDSHTDEIERLRALARKAPVTLVFGARDEEHNDAVVLRMVLLGGEPSDP